In Nitrospira sp. MA-1, the DNA window CAGCATCTTGTATTGTCCTGGTGGATGATCATGCATGCGGCGATTGGATCTAGCGACCAATATCATTCAACGGTTCAGTGGTGAGGGAATAGGCCCCGCGAGGGTTATTTTCCAGGTGGTTGGATTGGTGGAGCTCTCCAGGTGTTGGCGTGGTTTCACAGTCCGGAGTAAGCACGATTCCCCAATGCGCATTGTCTGCACAGGTATTGTCGAGGATAAGCGCTTTGGCGAGGTGAAAGAGGAGAATGCCACTGAGCATATTTCCGCGACAGATGTTTTTAATTATATCGGGTCGAGTGCCCTCGTCCCGTGCGGCTATTCCAAAATGATGATTTCCAAAA includes these proteins:
- a CDS encoding right-handed parallel beta-helix repeat-containing protein — encoded protein: MGSTASVCTISHCRATEGLLSGVVIYGPDCRPTLLANEVSHNRESGIFSFAGAQPYLRENACFGNHHFGIAARDEGTRPDIIKNICRGNMLSGILLFHLAKALILDNTCADNAHWGIVLTPDCETTPTPGELHQSNHLENNPRGAYSLTTEPLNDIGR